One genomic segment of Mycolicibacterium psychrotolerans includes these proteins:
- a CDS encoding cytochrome P450, whose amino-acid sequence MSDLAERDYFSDAAVAQDPYDYWDQLRSRGPVVREPHYGVVAVTGYAEVQAAFKDVASFSAVNAIGGPFPPLPFTPAGDDISEQIEAHRHEFPIFEHMVVMDPPEHGKARSLLGRLLTPRRLKENEDYIWQLADRQLDEFMVNGRCEFLAEYAKPFATLAIADLLGVPEHDRPEIRRNLGAGNAPGSRVGALDHEPVGSNPLQYLDDLFSGYIAERRSRPREDVLSGLAEATYPDGSTPALLEVVRPATFLFAAGQETVTKLLSAAVQVLGDRPDLQALLRSDRDLIAPFLEETLRMESPTKVDFRLARRTTSLGGVHIPAGTVVMLCLGAANRDPRKFEQPHEFHLDRKNVREHIAFGRGIHTCAGAPLARVEGRVTVQRLLDRTTELGIDATEHGEPGRRHYAYESTFLLRGLTKLHVEFTPVPAAT is encoded by the coding sequence ATGAGCGATCTCGCGGAGCGCGACTACTTCTCCGACGCCGCCGTGGCGCAGGACCCCTATGACTACTGGGATCAGCTGCGCAGCCGGGGGCCGGTGGTCCGCGAGCCGCACTACGGCGTCGTCGCGGTGACCGGTTATGCCGAAGTGCAGGCGGCCTTCAAGGATGTCGCGAGCTTCTCGGCCGTCAACGCGATCGGCGGCCCGTTCCCTCCGCTGCCGTTCACTCCGGCCGGGGACGACATCAGCGAGCAGATCGAGGCGCACCGCCATGAGTTCCCGATCTTCGAGCACATGGTGGTGATGGATCCACCCGAGCACGGCAAGGCGCGCTCTCTGCTCGGCCGGCTCCTGACCCCGCGGCGACTGAAGGAGAACGAGGACTACATCTGGCAGTTGGCCGACAGGCAACTCGACGAGTTCATGGTCAACGGCCGCTGCGAGTTCCTCGCCGAGTACGCCAAACCGTTCGCCACGCTGGCCATCGCCGATCTGCTCGGGGTGCCCGAACACGACCGCCCCGAAATCAGGCGCAACCTCGGGGCGGGCAACGCGCCGGGGTCCCGTGTTGGCGCGCTGGATCACGAGCCGGTCGGCAGCAATCCACTGCAGTACCTCGACGATCTGTTCAGCGGCTACATCGCCGAACGCCGCAGCCGGCCCCGCGAGGATGTCCTGAGCGGTCTGGCCGAGGCCACCTATCCCGACGGGTCGACGCCCGCCCTGCTCGAAGTGGTGCGGCCCGCCACCTTCCTGTTCGCCGCGGGCCAGGAGACGGTGACCAAGCTGCTCAGTGCCGCGGTGCAGGTGCTGGGCGACCGGCCGGATCTGCAGGCCCTGCTGCGCTCGGACCGCGACCTCATCGCGCCGTTCCTGGAAGAGACGCTGCGAATGGAAAGCCCCACCAAGGTCGATTTCCGGCTCGCCCGGCGGACCACCTCGCTGGGCGGGGTGCACATTCCGGCCGGCACCGTCGTGATGCTGTGTCTCGGCGCGGCAAACCGTGACCCCCGCAAGTTCGAGCAGCCCCACGAATTCCACCTCGACCGGAAGAACGTCCGCGAGCACATCGCGTTCGGCCGGGGGATCCACACATGTGCCGGTGCACCGTTGGCGCGCGTCGAGGGGCGCGTCACCGTGCAGCGGCTGCTCGACCGCACCACCGAGCTCGGCATCGACGCGACCGAGCACGGCGAGCCGGGGCGTCGCCACTACGCCTACGAATCCACGTTCCTGCTGCGCGGCCTGACGAAGCTCCACGTCGAATTCACGCCGGTGCCCGCGGCCACCTGA
- a CDS encoding mycofactocin-coupled SDR family oxidoreductase, with protein sequence MAGRVEGKVAFITGAARGQGRSHAVRLAEEGADIIAVDVCGPVSEDSQIAPATPDDLAQTADLVKGRNRRIVTAEVDVRDYDALAAAVDSGVEQLGRLDIVVANAGIGNGGQTLDKTSEADWTDMIDVNLAGVWKSVKAAVPHMISGGQGGSIILTSSVGGLKAYPHTGHYIAAKHGVIGLMRTFAVELGQHFIRVNAVCPTNVNTPMFMNDGTMKLFRPDLENPGPEDLKVAAQFMHVLPVGWVEPVDISNAVLFLASDEARYITGLPVTVDAGSMLK encoded by the coding sequence ATGGCTGGTCGGGTCGAGGGCAAGGTCGCCTTCATCACCGGGGCGGCGCGGGGGCAGGGGCGCAGCCATGCGGTCCGGCTGGCCGAGGAGGGCGCCGACATCATCGCCGTCGACGTGTGCGGCCCGGTCAGCGAGGACAGTCAGATCGCGCCGGCCACCCCCGACGACCTGGCCCAGACCGCCGATCTGGTCAAGGGACGCAACCGGCGGATCGTCACCGCCGAGGTCGACGTCCGCGATTACGATGCGCTGGCCGCGGCCGTAGACAGCGGCGTCGAACAGCTGGGCCGGCTCGACATCGTGGTGGCCAACGCCGGCATCGGCAACGGCGGCCAGACGCTGGACAAGACCAGCGAGGCGGACTGGACCGACATGATCGACGTCAACCTGGCCGGGGTCTGGAAGTCGGTGAAAGCCGCTGTGCCTCATATGATCTCCGGCGGTCAGGGCGGCTCCATCATTCTCACCAGCTCGGTCGGCGGCCTCAAGGCCTACCCGCACACCGGTCACTACATCGCCGCCAAGCACGGTGTCATCGGCCTGATGCGCACCTTCGCCGTCGAACTCGGCCAGCACTTCATCCGCGTCAACGCGGTGTGCCCCACCAATGTCAACACACCGATGTTCATGAACGACGGGACGATGAAGCTGTTCCGGCCCGACCTGGAGAACCCCGGTCCCGAGGACCTGAAGGTCGCCGCGCAGTTCATGCACGTGCTGCCCGTCGGGTGGGTAGAGCCCGTCGACATCAGCAACGCGGTGCTGTTCCTCGCCTCCGACGAAGCCCGCTACATCACCGGGCTGCCGGTCACCGTGGACGCGGGCAGCATGCTCAAATAG
- a CDS encoding TetR/AcrR family transcriptional regulator, producing the protein MPTTRPARRSSTQPQASADGSARLRLIEATAKIMRDDGYAAATSRRIATEAGVKQALVYYYFPTMDDLFVEVLRTGAEVSLERMRAALTEDDPLRSLWIINSDTRLSALNTEFMALANHRKAIRAELKAYAERVRDIETAAVTVALRTRGIDLNEYPPVAISMLIAQIARSICNEEAVGVSAGHEQMRALVERYLDRLAGASSTPAS; encoded by the coding sequence ATGCCTACCACGCGGCCAGCGCGCCGGTCAAGCACGCAGCCACAGGCCTCTGCCGACGGCAGCGCGCGCCTCCGGTTGATCGAAGCGACCGCGAAGATCATGCGCGACGACGGCTATGCGGCCGCGACATCGCGACGGATCGCCACCGAAGCCGGCGTCAAGCAGGCACTGGTCTACTACTACTTCCCCACCATGGACGACCTTTTCGTCGAGGTGCTGCGGACGGGCGCCGAGGTCTCGCTGGAGCGCATGCGCGCCGCACTCACCGAAGACGATCCCCTTCGCTCGCTGTGGATCATCAACAGCGACACCCGGCTCAGCGCGCTGAACACCGAGTTCATGGCGCTGGCCAACCACCGCAAGGCAATTCGCGCCGAACTCAAGGCCTACGCCGAACGGGTGCGGGACATCGAGACCGCCGCGGTGACCGTGGCGCTGCGCACCCGCGGGATCGATCTCAACGAGTATCCGCCCGTGGCGATTTCGATGCTGATCGCCCAGATCGCCCGCAGCATCTGCAACGAGGAGGCGGTCGGGGTCAGCGCCGGCCACGAGCAGATGCGGGCCCTGGTCGAGCGCTACCTCGACCGGCTGGCCGGGGCGTCGTCGACACCGGCCTCTTGA
- a CDS encoding EamA family transporter, which produces MTSDQARTGALMAVGSMVCVQLGLAIAVTLIDDIGVEGVAWLRLAWAGVLLLLLVRPRRSAFTRRSFLMCVLLGVVTAAITLLFMAALSRIPLGTASALEFLGPLAVAVARGHGRGRWLWPGLAGVGVLLLTQPWSGTVDLVGVGYALSAAACWGGYILLTQKVGDQVAGIAGLAVSMPVAGLVATAVVGPAVVDRITPQILLIGIGLAILLPVVPFALELLALRRLTAAAFGTLMSLEPALAMLLGLLILHQVPGPLGVFGIAFVVAAGVGAARTGARAEPIPLEVG; this is translated from the coding sequence GTGACATCGGATCAGGCACGCACCGGCGCACTCATGGCGGTCGGGTCGATGGTGTGCGTGCAGCTCGGGCTGGCCATCGCGGTCACGCTGATCGACGACATCGGCGTCGAGGGAGTGGCGTGGCTGCGGCTGGCGTGGGCCGGCGTCCTGTTGCTCCTGCTGGTCCGGCCGCGACGATCCGCCTTCACCCGCCGGTCCTTTCTGATGTGCGTGCTGCTCGGCGTCGTCACCGCAGCCATCACATTGCTGTTCATGGCCGCGCTGAGCCGCATCCCGCTCGGCACGGCCAGCGCCCTGGAGTTCCTCGGGCCGCTGGCGGTCGCCGTCGCCCGGGGCCACGGCCGCGGCCGTTGGCTCTGGCCCGGCCTGGCGGGCGTCGGTGTGCTCCTGCTGACCCAGCCGTGGAGCGGCACGGTCGATCTCGTCGGCGTGGGCTACGCGCTCAGCGCGGCGGCGTGCTGGGGCGGCTACATCCTGCTGACCCAGAAGGTGGGGGACCAGGTCGCCGGCATCGCCGGACTCGCCGTCTCCATGCCGGTCGCCGGACTCGTCGCCACCGCGGTCGTCGGCCCGGCCGTCGTCGACCGGATCACCCCGCAGATCCTGCTCATCGGCATCGGCCTGGCGATCCTGCTTCCGGTGGTGCCGTTCGCGCTGGAACTGCTGGCGCTCCGCCGTCTGACCGCCGCCGCCTTCGGCACCCTGATGAGTCTCGAGCCGGCGCTGGCGATGCTTCTGGGGCTGCTGATCCTGCACCAGGTGCCCGGACCGCTCGGGGTGTTCGGCATCGCGTTCGTGGTGGCCGCCGGGGTCGGAGCGGCGCGCACCGGCGCCCGTGCCGAACCCATCCCGCTGGAGGTGGGCTGA